One Vicia villosa cultivar HV-30 ecotype Madison, WI unplaced genomic scaffold, Vvil1.0 ctg.000505F_1_1, whole genome shotgun sequence genomic region harbors:
- the LOC131629054 gene encoding agamous-like MADS-box protein AGL12 codes for MARGKVQLKRIENPVHRQVTFCKRRAGLLKKAKELSVLCDAEIGLVIFSAHGKLYELATKGTMQGVIERYLKFTHGTQSEAITEPHPLLMDAKEETNVLKQEIDTLQKGIRYLFGGGLGTLAMDELQVLEKNLEMWMYHVRSMKMNIMSQEIQALRDKEGTLKAANTYLHDLVLENTSATNFVPFATDISYPLFLQDGIFQL; via the exons ATGGCTCGTGGAAAGGTTCAGCTGAAGCGAATTGAGAACCCGGTGCATAGACAAGTGACCTTTTGTAAACGCCGAGCGGGGCTTCTGAAGAAGGCTAAGGAGCTCTCCGTGCTTTGCGATGCTGAAATTGGCCTCGTCATTTTCTCCGCTCATGGAAAGCTCTACGAACTCGCCACCAAAGG AACCATGCAAGGGGTAATAGAGAGGTACTTGAAGTTCACACATGGGACTCAATCTGAAGCTATCACTGAACCACATCCTTTGCTAATG GATGCTAAAGAAGAAACCAATGTGCTCAAACAAGAAATCGACACATTGCAAAAGGGTATCAG GTATTTGTTTGGAGGAGGATTAGGAACATTGGCAATGGATGAACTTCAAGTTCTTGAGAAGAATCTTGAAATGTGGATGTATCATGTTCGCTCAATGAAG ATGAACATTATGTCACAAGAAATTCAAGCTTTGAGAGATAAG GAGGGAACACTTAAGGCAGCAAATACATATCTCCACGATTTG GTGTTGGAGAATACTTCTGCCACAAACTTTGTTCCATTTGCTACTGATATTTCATACCCATTATTTCTACAAGATGGGATTTTTCAGCTCTAG